In Actinomadura citrea, a single window of DNA contains:
- a CDS encoding TetR/AcrR family transcriptional regulator, protein MGAGQTARERVRAELVREITEIARRQLATEGAAGLSLRAVAREMGMVSSAIYRYFPSRDDLLTALIIDGYNAVGEAVERADAKAGAERHGGRWLAVCRAVREWALAHPHEYALLYGSPVPGYKAPEDTVPAAMRDTVVMSRIVSEAHAAGALDPAGPCPPPPPASAEDMARARAMLPMDVPDDVMARAFTAWAALYGTVSFELFGQYNNVIEERAAYFDHTMTLLARLVGLEP, encoded by the coding sequence ATGGGCGCGGGGCAGACGGCGCGCGAGCGGGTCCGGGCGGAGCTGGTCCGGGAGATCACCGAGATCGCGAGGCGGCAGCTCGCCACCGAGGGCGCCGCGGGGCTGTCGCTGCGCGCGGTCGCCCGCGAGATGGGCATGGTGTCGTCGGCGATCTACCGGTACTTCCCGAGCCGCGACGACCTGCTGACCGCGCTGATCATCGACGGATACAACGCGGTCGGCGAGGCCGTCGAGCGCGCGGACGCGAAGGCCGGAGCGGAACGCCACGGCGGACGCTGGCTCGCCGTGTGCAGGGCCGTCCGGGAGTGGGCCCTCGCGCACCCGCACGAGTACGCGCTGCTCTACGGGTCGCCGGTGCCCGGCTACAAGGCCCCGGAGGACACCGTCCCCGCCGCCATGCGCGACACCGTCGTGATGTCCCGGATCGTCTCCGAGGCGCACGCGGCCGGCGCGCTCGACCCCGCCGGGCCCTGCCCGCCGCCCCCGCCCGCCAGCGCCGAGGACATGGCCCGCGCACGCGCGATGCTCCCCATGGACGTCCCCGACGACGTCATGGCGCGGGCGTTCACCGCGTGGGCCGCTTTGTACGGGACCGTCAGCTTCGAATTGTTCGGCCAGTACAACAACGTGATCGAGGAACGGGCCGCCTATTTCGACCACACGATGACCCTGCTCGCACGCCTCGTCGGCCTGGAGCCGTGA